In Methylomagnum ishizawai, one DNA window encodes the following:
- the rplA gene encoding 50S ribosomal protein L1, whose protein sequence is MAKLTKRAKLIKGKVQPGKNYAIEEAFAVLKEVASAKFVESVDVAINLGVDPRKSDQAVRGATVMPHGTGKNVRVAVFTQGANVEAAKEAGADIVGMDDLAAQVKAGEFNFDVVIASPDAMRVVGQLGQILGPRGLMPNPKVGTVTADVAGAVRNAKAGQVRYRTDKKGIIHSTIGKVSFEPNALKENLEALLADLKKIKPATSKGIYLKKITVSTTMGPGLPVDQNSLAA, encoded by the coding sequence ATGGCCAAGCTGACCAAAAGAGCCAAATTAATCAAAGGGAAAGTCCAGCCCGGCAAGAACTACGCGATTGAAGAAGCTTTCGCGGTTCTGAAAGAAGTTGCGAGTGCCAAATTTGTCGAGTCGGTCGATGTCGCGATCAACTTGGGTGTGGACCCAAGGAAGTCGGACCAAGCGGTCCGTGGCGCGACCGTCATGCCGCATGGCACGGGTAAAAATGTGCGTGTGGCTGTCTTTACACAAGGGGCTAATGTCGAAGCCGCCAAGGAAGCGGGTGCGGATATCGTGGGTATGGACGATCTCGCTGCCCAAGTGAAAGCAGGGGAGTTCAATTTCGATGTGGTGATCGCATCACCTGACGCTATGCGCGTTGTGGGCCAGTTGGGCCAAATCTTGGGTCCGCGTGGCTTGATGCCGAATCCCAAGGTGGGCACCGTGACCGCCGATGTGGCGGGTGCCGTCAGAAACGCCAAAGCCGGTCAGGTCCGTTACCGCACGGACAAGAAAGGTATTATTCATTCCACCATCGGCAAGGTTAGTTTCGAGCCGAATGCCTTGAAAGAAAACCTGGAAGCCCTATTGGCCGATTTGAAGAAGATCAAACCGGCGACTTCTAAGGGTATCTACCTCAAGAAGATCACCGTATCCACTACGATGGGGCCGGGTCTCCCTGTTGATCAAAATAGTCTGGCCGCGTAA
- the rplJ gene encoding 50S ribosomal protein L10, with product MALRLDDKIAVVAEVAAVAAKAHSAVAAEYRGLTVAHLTQLRKSARESGVYLRVVKNTLARRAVEGTAFACMQEGLVGPLILAFSLEDPGAAARVVSDFLKQSDKLVAEKLVVKLVAVGGKQYGPSELERLSKLPNREQALAMLMGVMKAPIEKFVRTMAEPHAKLVRTVAAIRDQKEAA from the coding sequence GTGGCACTGAGACTGGATGACAAGATCGCTGTCGTCGCGGAAGTCGCCGCTGTTGCCGCTAAAGCCCATTCCGCCGTCGCGGCGGAATACCGGGGCTTGACCGTCGCCCATTTGACCCAGCTCCGCAAGAGCGCAAGGGAGTCGGGCGTTTACCTGCGGGTGGTGAAAAACACCCTGGCCCGTAGGGCGGTCGAAGGGACCGCTTTTGCTTGCATGCAAGAAGGCTTGGTCGGACCTTTGATCTTGGCGTTCTCGCTGGAAGATCCGGGTGCGGCGGCCAGGGTCGTCAGCGATTTCCTCAAGCAGAGCGACAAGCTGGTCGCCGAGAAGCTGGTGGTGAAATTGGTGGCGGTCGGCGGCAAGCAATATGGTCCGTCCGAACTTGAGCGTCTGTCGAAGCTCCCCAACCGGGAGCAGGCTTTGGCGATGCTGATGGGCGTCATGAAAGCCCCCATCGAGAAGTTCGTGAGAACCATGGCGGAACCCCATGCCAAATTAGTGCGCACTGTAGCGGCGATACGAGACCAAAAAGAAGCAGCTTAA
- the rplL gene encoding 50S ribosomal protein L7/L12 has translation MAVSKDEILETIANMTVMEVVELISAMEEKFGVSAAAAVAVAAAPAAAAAPVEEQTEFDVIMTSFGENKVNVIKVIRTITGLGLKEAKDLVEGVPSTVKEAVSKADAESIKKQLVEAGATVNIK, from the coding sequence ATGGCAGTATCTAAAGACGAAATCCTGGAAACCATTGCCAATATGACGGTAATGGAAGTGGTGGAATTGATTTCCGCCATGGAAGAAAAGTTCGGCGTTTCCGCCGCGGCGGCGGTCGCGGTGGCTGCGGCTCCGGCGGCAGCGGCGGCTCCGGTCGAAGAACAGACCGAGTTCGACGTGATCATGACCAGCTTCGGCGAAAACAAGGTCAATGTGATCAAGGTCATCCGCACCATTACCGGCCTGGGCCTGAAGGAAGCGAAGGATTTGGTCGAAGGCGTGCCTTCCACCGTGAAGGAAGCTGTGAGCAAGGCCGACGCCGAGAGCATCAAGAAGCAACTGGTTGAAGCGGGCGCCACGGTCAATATTAAGTAA
- the rpoB gene encoding DNA-directed RNA polymerase subunit beta, which translates to MAYSFTEKKRIRNSFGKRRDVLEVPYLLTTQVDSYKRFLQIDAMPSKRIDEGLHAALKSVFPIESHSGHAVLEYVNYWLGEPIFDVKECQQRGANYAAPLRVLVRLVIYDKEAPANAKVIKDIKEQEIYMGEIPLMTDTGTFVINGTERVIVSQLHRSPGVFFDHDRGKTHSSGKLLFNARIIPYRGSWLDFEFDHKDCVYVRIDRRRKLPATVLLRALGYGNEEIIRLFFDTNRFSFSQDQIFLELIPDRLRGDIASFDIVIDGKVLVEKAHRITARHIRQMEKAGTKQLEVPREYLHGKILAQNIVAPATGELVARVNDELTDDMLSRIMASGVGSVDTLFVNDLDRGPYISNAMRIDATESQLDALVEIYRMMRPGEPPAKEAAQVLFDNLFFSADRYDLSAVGRMKFNRRLGRPEIVGPGVLTKDDIIDVLRELINIRNGIGTVDDIDHLGNRRVRSVGEMVENQFRLGLVRVERAVKERLSLADAESLMPQEIINAKPVAASIKEFFGSSQLSQFMDQNNPLSEVTHKRRVSALGPGGLARERAGFEVRDVHTTHYGRVCPIETPEGPNIGLINSLAVYARTNEYGFLETPYRKVVDGVVSNEIEYLSAIEEGKYWIAQASARMGEDGRLVDDLVSCRHQDEFTLSTADKINYMDVSSKQIVSVAASLIPFLEHDDANRALMGSNMQRQAVPTLRTEKPLVGTGMERIVARDSGVTVVAKRGGVIEFLDASRIVVRVNDDETEAGVPGVDIYNLTKYTRSNQNTCINQRPLVKPGDKVARGDILADGPSTDMGELALGQNLLVAFMPWNGYNFEDSILISERVVQDDRFTTIHIEEKSCVARDTKLGPEEITADIPNVGEAALAKLDESGIVYIGAEVKAGDILVGKVTPKGETQLTPEEKLLRAIFGEKASDVKDTSLRVPSGMDGTVIDVQVFTRDGVKKDERAKQIEQAEIEKVKKDLNDQLRIIEKDFYQRVEQMLLGKIAEKGPNRLRSGETISAEYLEGMKPAQWLEIRVKEEDINVQLETIAEQIAQQREEMNKRLEEKKRKIAMGDDLPPGVLKMVKVYLAVKRRIQPGDKMAGRHGNKGVISQIVPVEDMPYSADGTPVDIVLNPLGVPSRMNVGQVLETHLGWAARGLGLKIGRMLDAKRHVDEVRKFLHDIYNSSGNTEDLDSLTDAEIVELASNLRRGVPMATPVFDGANEANIKSMLALADLPESGQTKLFDGRTGEQFERDVTVGCMYMLKLNHLVDDKMHARSTGPYSLVTQQPLGGKAQFGGQRFGEMEVWALEAYGAAYTLQEMLTVKSDDTSGRTKIYKNIVDGDHKMEAAMPESFNVLIKEIRSLGINIELEQE; encoded by the coding sequence ATGGCCTATTCTTTTACCGAAAAAAAGCGCATCCGTAACAGTTTTGGCAAGCGTCGCGATGTACTTGAAGTCCCCTATCTTTTAACAACTCAAGTAGATTCTTACAAGCGGTTTTTGCAGATCGATGCGATGCCGAGCAAGCGGATCGATGAGGGCTTGCATGCTGCGCTGAAATCCGTATTCCCCATCGAAAGCCACTCGGGCCATGCGGTACTCGAATATGTGAATTATTGGCTGGGGGAACCGATTTTCGATGTCAAGGAATGCCAGCAGCGCGGGGCCAATTACGCGGCACCGCTGCGGGTGTTGGTGCGCTTGGTGATTTACGATAAGGAAGCACCCGCCAATGCCAAGGTGATCAAGGATATTAAAGAACAGGAAATCTACATGGGCGAAATCCCGCTCATGACCGATACCGGTACCTTCGTAATTAATGGCACCGAGCGGGTGATTGTTTCCCAACTGCATCGTTCCCCTGGGGTATTTTTCGACCACGACCGTGGCAAAACCCATTCTTCCGGAAAACTGCTGTTCAATGCCCGGATCATTCCCTACCGCGGTTCTTGGTTGGATTTCGAATTCGACCACAAGGATTGCGTCTACGTCCGCATCGACCGCCGCCGTAAACTGCCGGCCACGGTATTGTTACGGGCCTTGGGTTATGGCAACGAAGAAATTATCAGGCTGTTCTTCGATACCAACCGTTTTAGTTTCAGCCAGGACCAGATATTCCTGGAATTGATTCCCGACCGTCTGCGTGGCGATATCGCCAGCTTCGATATCGTGATCGACGGCAAGGTTTTGGTGGAAAAGGCGCACCGTATCACCGCACGCCATATCCGCCAGATGGAAAAGGCGGGTACCAAGCAACTCGAAGTGCCCCGTGAATATCTGCACGGCAAGATTCTGGCCCAGAATATCGTCGCGCCCGCCACCGGCGAATTGGTCGCCAGGGTCAATGACGAACTGACCGACGATATGCTGAGCCGGATCATGGCGTCTGGCGTGGGAAGCGTCGATACCTTGTTTGTCAACGACTTGGATCGCGGCCCCTATATTTCCAACGCCATGCGGATCGATGCGACCGAGTCCCAACTCGATGCCTTGGTCGAAATCTACCGCATGATGCGTCCGGGCGAGCCTCCGGCCAAGGAAGCCGCGCAGGTGTTGTTCGACAACTTGTTCTTCTCGGCGGACCGCTACGACTTGTCGGCGGTAGGCCGCATGAAGTTCAACCGCCGCCTGGGCCGTCCCGAAATCGTGGGGCCCGGCGTCCTGACCAAGGACGACATCATCGATGTGCTGCGCGAACTCATCAATATCCGCAACGGCATCGGCACGGTCGATGACATCGATCATCTCGGCAACCGCCGTGTGCGCTCGGTGGGCGAGATGGTGGAAAACCAGTTCCGCCTGGGACTGGTCCGTGTGGAACGCGCCGTGAAGGAGCGTTTGTCGCTGGCCGACGCCGAAAGCCTGATGCCACAGGAAATCATCAACGCCAAGCCGGTGGCCGCCTCGATCAAGGAGTTTTTCGGTTCCAGCCAACTGTCGCAGTTCATGGACCAGAACAACCCGCTGTCGGAAGTGACCCACAAGCGCCGGGTTTCGGCCCTGGGTCCGGGTGGTCTGGCCCGCGAGCGGGCCGGTTTCGAGGTGCGCGACGTACATACCACCCACTATGGCCGCGTCTGCCCCATCGAAACGCCTGAAGGTCCGAACATCGGTCTTATCAACTCGCTGGCCGTGTATGCGCGGACTAACGAGTATGGCTTTCTGGAAACGCCTTACCGCAAAGTGGTTGATGGCGTGGTGAGCAACGAGATCGAATATCTGTCGGCCATCGAGGAGGGCAAGTATTGGATCGCCCAGGCCAGCGCCAGGATGGGCGAGGATGGCCGCTTGGTGGACGATTTGGTGTCTTGCCGCCATCAGGACGAGTTCACCCTTTCGACCGCCGACAAGATCAACTATATGGACGTGTCGTCCAAGCAGATCGTGTCGGTGGCGGCTTCGCTGATTCCGTTCTTGGAACACGACGACGCCAACCGCGCCTTGATGGGTTCCAACATGCAGCGCCAAGCGGTGCCGACCCTGCGCACCGAAAAGCCGCTGGTCGGGACCGGCATGGAGCGCATCGTGGCCCGCGACTCCGGCGTGACCGTGGTCGCCAAGCGCGGCGGCGTGATCGAATTCCTGGATGCCAGCCGCATCGTGGTCCGCGTCAACGACGACGAGACCGAGGCGGGCGTGCCGGGCGTCGATATTTACAACCTGACCAAGTACACCCGTTCCAACCAGAACACCTGTATCAATCAGCGGCCCTTGGTGAAACCGGGCGACAAGGTGGCGCGGGGCGATATCCTGGCCGATGGGCCTTCGACCGACATGGGCGAATTGGCGCTGGGTCAGAACCTCCTGGTCGCGTTTATGCCCTGGAATGGCTACAACTTCGAGGACTCGATCCTGATTTCCGAGCGCGTGGTGCAGGATGATCGCTTCACTACCATCCACATCGAGGAAAAATCCTGCGTGGCCCGTGACACCAAGTTGGGGCCGGAAGAAATCACGGCGGATATTCCCAACGTCGGCGAGGCCGCCCTGGCCAAGCTGGACGAATCCGGCATCGTTTATATCGGGGCCGAGGTGAAGGCGGGCGATATCCTGGTCGGCAAGGTCACGCCCAAAGGCGAAACCCAGTTGACCCCGGAAGAAAAACTGCTTCGCGCCATCTTCGGCGAGAAGGCTTCCGATGTGAAGGACACCTCCCTGCGCGTGCCTTCCGGCATGGACGGCACCGTCATCGATGTGCAGGTCTTCACTCGCGACGGCGTCAAGAAGGACGAGCGCGCCAAGCAGATCGAGCAGGCCGAGATCGAGAAGGTCAAGAAAGACCTGAACGACCAGCTACGCATTATCGAAAAGGACTTCTACCAGCGTGTCGAACAAATGCTGCTGGGCAAGATCGCCGAGAAAGGCCCGAACCGCCTGCGCTCCGGCGAAACCATCAGCGCCGAATACCTGGAAGGCATGAAACCGGCGCAATGGCTGGAAATCCGCGTCAAGGAAGAGGACATCAACGTCCAACTCGAAACCATCGCCGAGCAGATCGCCCAGCAGCGCGAGGAAATGAACAAGCGCCTGGAAGAGAAGAAACGCAAGATCGCCATGGGCGACGACTTGCCGCCCGGCGTGTTGAAGATGGTGAAGGTCTATCTGGCGGTCAAGCGGCGCATCCAGCCGGGCGACAAGATGGCCGGACGCCATGGCAACAAGGGTGTGATTTCGCAGATCGTGCCGGTGGAGGATATGCCGTATTCCGCCGACGGTACCCCGGTCGATATCGTGCTGAACCCGCTGGGCGTGCCCTCGCGTATGAACGTGGGGCAGGTGCTGGAAACCCATTTGGGTTGGGCGGCACGCGGCTTGGGTCTCAAGATCGGCAGGATGTTGGATGCCAAGCGCCATGTCGATGAAGTCCGCAAGTTCCTGCACGATATTTACAACAGCAGCGGCAATACCGAGGATTTGGATTCCCTGACCGACGCCGAAATCGTGGAACTTGCCAGCAACCTGCGCCGCGGCGTGCCGATGGCGACCCCGGTATTCGACGGTGCCAACGAGGCCAATATCAAGAGCATGTTGGCCTTGGCCGATCTTCCCGAAAGTGGCCAGACCAAGTTGTTCGATGGCCGTACCGGCGAGCAGTTCGAGCGCGATGTGACCGTGGGCTGTATGTACATGCTCAAATTGAACCATCTGGTCGATGACAAGATGCACGCCCGTTCCACTGGACCTTACAGCCTCGTGACCCAGCAGCCCTTGGGCGGCAAGGCGCAGTTCGGTGGCCAGCGCTTCGGTGAGATGGAAGTCTGGGCGTTGGAAGCCTATGGTGCCGCCTATACCTTGCAGGAAATGTTGACCGTGAAGTCGGACGATACCTCCGGACGCACCAAAATCTACAAGAACATTGTGGATGGCGACCATAAGATGGAGGCGGCCATGCCCGAGTCCTTTAACGTGCTGATCAAGGAAATCCGGTCGTTGGGCATCAACATCGAGTTGGAACAGGAATAA
- the rpoC gene encoding DNA-directed RNA polymerase subunit beta' — MNFLKRQNQTEEFDSIRISLASPDMIRSWSYGEVKKPETINYRTFKPERDGLFCAKIFGPVSDYECLCGKYKRLKHRGVICEKCGVEVTLQKVRRERMGHIELASPVAHIWFLKSLPSRIALLLDMTLREIERVLYFESYVVIDPGMTPLIRAQLLTEEEFQQASQQHGEEFVAKMGAEAIHEMLKTMDLQAEVSRLREEIDATNSETKIKKHTKRLKAIESLIWSENRPEWMILTVLPVLPPELRPLVPLDGGRFATSDLNDLYRRVINRNNRLKRLLDLNAPDIIVRNEKRMLQEAVDALLDNGRRGRAITGSNKRPLKSLADMIKGKQGRFRQNLLGKRVDYSGRSVIVVGPTLKLHQCGLPKKMALELFKPFIFSKLQFRGLATTIKAAKKMVEKESAEVWDILDEVIREHPVMLNRAPTLHRLGIQAFEPTLVEGKAIQLHPLVCTAFNADFDGDQMAVHVPLSLEAQLEARTLMMATNNILSPANGEPIINPTQDVVLGLYFMSRERLDAKGTGMIFSDVAEAQRAMQNKAVDIQAKVQVRLNKMVWTDENGEKVKGLKRVETTVGRAIIWTIVPEGIPFEMINTDMTKKNISKLINYSYRTLGIKATVVFADQLMYLGFSNATRAGVSFGINDMAIPKAKEDIIYLAEQEVKEIQNQYASGLVTDGERYNKVVDIWSHANDQVAKAMMEGLGTEPVTLLDGTETHQKSFNSIFMMADSGARGSAAQIRQLAGMRGLMAKPDGSIIETPITANFREGLDVLQYFISTHGARKGLADTALKTANSGYLTRRLVDVAQDLVITEDDCGTVDGLLMSPLIEGGDVVEPLAERVLGRVLAEDIYSPARPDEMILPAGSMLDENAVALLETHSVDNVRVRSVITCRTRYGVCASCYGRDLGRGHKVNSGEAIGVIAAQSIGEPGTQLTMRTFHIGGAASRSAAISNVEVKSAGTIKLTNLKTVENKDGNLVAVSRSGEVSVIDEHGRERERYKIPYGAVSTVRNDDRVRAGQIVVNWDPHTHPVVTEVKGVAKLVDFIEGVTVREQSDEVTGLSSMVIIDPKQRGGMGKDLRPMVKLVDEHGNDIRIPSTEIAAQYFLPAGAIIGITDGGPVEVGDVLARIPQESSKTRDITGGLPRVADLFEARKTKDPAILAEASGTISFGKETKGKRRVVVTDSHGEQHEVLIPKWRHITVFEGEHVEQGETIAEGDLTPHDILRLRGVAELSSYLVKEIQDVYRLQGVKINDKHIEVIIRQMLRKVEITDAGDTGFLKGEQVDRSRMLEENDRVEAEGKIPACYEPVLLGITKASLSTESFISAASFQETTRVLTEAAIRGLSDKLLGLKENVIVGRLIPAGTGLAYHLDRKRRAKLGEGEAEAAPTLDAGDVEEQLKQAFSTSME; from the coding sequence ATTAATTTCCTGAAGCGCCAGAACCAGACGGAAGAATTCGACAGCATCCGTATCAGCCTGGCCTCGCCCGATATGATCCGTTCCTGGTCCTATGGCGAAGTCAAGAAGCCGGAAACGATCAACTACCGCACCTTCAAGCCGGAGCGCGACGGCTTGTTCTGCGCCAAGATTTTCGGGCCGGTCAGCGACTACGAATGCTTGTGCGGCAAGTACAAGCGCCTCAAGCACCGTGGCGTCATCTGCGAAAAATGCGGGGTCGAAGTCACCTTGCAGAAGGTCCGCCGCGAACGCATGGGCCATATCGAATTGGCCAGCCCGGTCGCGCATATCTGGTTTTTGAAGTCGCTGCCTTCGCGCATCGCCTTGTTGCTCGACATGACCCTCCGCGAAATCGAGCGCGTGCTGTATTTCGAATCCTATGTGGTGATCGACCCCGGCATGACCCCGCTGATCCGGGCGCAATTGCTGACCGAGGAGGAATTCCAGCAGGCCAGCCAGCAGCATGGCGAGGAATTTGTCGCCAAGATGGGGGCGGAAGCCATCCATGAAATGCTCAAGACCATGGATTTGCAGGCCGAGGTGTCCCGTCTGCGCGAGGAAATCGACGCGACCAATTCCGAAACCAAGATCAAGAAGCACACCAAGCGCCTCAAGGCCATCGAGTCCTTGATCTGGTCGGAGAACCGTCCCGAGTGGATGATCCTGACCGTGCTGCCGGTGTTGCCGCCGGAACTGCGTCCCCTGGTGCCGCTGGATGGTGGCCGCTTCGCGACTTCCGACCTCAATGATCTTTATCGCCGTGTCATCAACCGCAACAACCGTTTGAAGCGGCTGCTGGACCTCAACGCGCCGGACATCATCGTCCGCAACGAAAAGCGCATGCTGCAAGAAGCGGTCGATGCGCTGCTGGACAACGGTCGCCGTGGCCGCGCCATCACCGGCTCCAACAAGCGCCCGCTCAAGTCCCTGGCCGATATGATCAAGGGCAAGCAGGGCCGGTTCCGCCAGAACCTCTTGGGCAAGCGCGTGGACTATTCCGGTCGTTCCGTGATCGTGGTGGGTCCGACCCTGAAGCTCCATCAGTGCGGTTTGCCCAAGAAGATGGCGCTGGAATTGTTCAAGCCGTTCATCTTCAGCAAGCTGCAATTCCGCGGCCTCGCGACGACCATCAAAGCCGCCAAGAAGATGGTGGAAAAGGAAAGCGCGGAGGTCTGGGACATCCTGGACGAGGTGATCCGCGAACATCCGGTGATGCTGAACCGCGCTCCGACCCTGCACCGTCTGGGTATCCAGGCGTTCGAGCCGACCCTGGTCGAAGGCAAGGCCATCCAGTTGCACCCGCTGGTCTGTACCGCCTTCAACGCCGACTTCGACGGCGACCAGATGGCGGTACACGTTCCCTTGTCGCTGGAAGCGCAGTTGGAAGCCCGCACCTTGATGATGGCGACCAACAACATCCTGTCCCCGGCCAACGGCGAACCCATCATCAACCCGACCCAGGACGTGGTGCTAGGTTTGTACTTCATGAGCCGCGAGCGGTTGGATGCCAAGGGTACCGGCATGATCTTCTCCGATGTGGCCGAAGCCCAACGCGCCATGCAGAACAAGGCGGTCGATATCCAGGCCAAGGTGCAGGTACGCCTTAACAAAATGGTCTGGACCGACGAGAACGGCGAAAAGGTCAAGGGCTTGAAGCGGGTCGAAACCACGGTGGGCCGCGCCATCATCTGGACCATCGTTCCGGAGGGGATTCCCTTCGAAATGATCAACACCGACATGACCAAGAAGAACATCTCCAAGCTCATCAACTATTCCTATCGCACCCTGGGCATCAAGGCCACGGTGGTGTTTGCGGACCAGTTGATGTACCTGGGGTTCTCCAACGCGACCCGCGCCGGGGTGTCCTTCGGCATCAACGACATGGCGATTCCCAAGGCCAAGGAAGATATCATCTACCTTGCCGAGCAGGAGGTGAAGGAAATCCAGAACCAGTACGCTTCCGGCCTCGTGACCGATGGCGAGCGCTATAACAAGGTCGTGGATATTTGGTCGCACGCCAACGATCAGGTGGCGAAGGCGATGATGGAAGGTTTGGGTACCGAGCCGGTAACTTTGCTCGATGGCACCGAAACCCACCAGAAATCGTTCAACTCCATTTTCATGATGGCCGATTCCGGGGCGCGTGGTTCCGCCGCCCAGATCCGCCAGCTGGCCGGGATGCGCGGCCTGATGGCCAAGCCGGACGGCTCCATCATCGAAACCCCGATCACCGCGAACTTCCGCGAGGGTCTCGACGTATTGCAGTACTTCATCTCCACCCACGGCGCCCGGAAGGGCTTGGCCGACACGGCCTTGAAGACCGCCAACTCGGGTTATCTGACCCGCCGCCTGGTGGACGTGGCCCAGGACTTGGTCATCACCGAGGACGATTGCGGCACCGTCGATGGCTTGTTGATGTCGCCCTTGATCGAAGGCGGCGACGTGGTCGAGCCTTTGGCCGAGCGGGTACTGGGCCGGGTGCTGGCCGAGGACATCTATAGTCCGGCCCGCCCCGATGAAATGATTTTGCCCGCGGGTTCCATGCTCGACGAAAACGCCGTGGCCCTGTTGGAAACCCACAGCGTGGACAATGTCCGGGTGCGTTCGGTGATCACCTGCCGGACCCGCTACGGCGTGTGCGCCTCCTGCTACGGGCGCGACCTGGGCCGGGGTCACAAGGTCAACAGCGGCGAAGCCATCGGCGTCATCGCGGCCCAGTCCATCGGCGAGCCGGGCACCCAGCTCACCATGCGTACTTTCCACATCGGCGGCGCGGCTTCGCGTTCCGCCGCCATCAGCAACGTGGAGGTGAAATCGGCGGGTACCATCAAGCTGACCAACCTCAAGACCGTGGAGAACAAGGACGGCAACTTGGTCGCCGTCTCCCGTTCTGGCGAGGTCAGCGTGATCGACGAACATGGCCGCGAGCGCGAGCGCTACAAGATTCCCTACGGCGCTGTGTCGACCGTGCGTAACGATGACCGGGTCCGGGCCGGCCAAATCGTGGTCAACTGGGATCCGCATACCCATCCGGTGGTCACCGAGGTGAAGGGCGTCGCCAAATTGGTGGATTTCATCGAGGGCGTGACCGTGCGCGAGCAATCGGACGAAGTCACCGGCCTGAGTTCCATGGTGATCATCGACCCGAAACAGCGCGGCGGCATGGGTAAGGATTTACGGCCCATGGTCAAGTTGGTGGACGAACACGGCAACGATATCCGCATCCCGTCCACCGAGATCGCCGCCCAATATTTCCTTCCGGCCGGCGCGATCATCGGTATCACCGACGGTGGCCCGGTGGAGGTCGGCGACGTGTTGGCGAGGATTCCGCAAGAATCCAGCAAGACCCGCGACATCACCGGCGGTCTGCCGCGGGTGGCCGATTTGTTCGAGGCCCGTAAGACCAAGGACCCGGCGATCCTGGCGGAAGCTTCCGGCACCATCAGTTTCGGCAAGGAAACCAAGGGCAAGCGCCGCGTGGTCGTCACCGACAGCCACGGCGAGCAGCACGAGGTCTTGATCCCGAAATGGCGGCATATCACCGTGTTCGAGGGCGAGCATGTCGAGCAGGGCGAAACCATCGCCGAGGGCGATCTGACCCCGCACGATATCCTGCGCCTCAGGGGCGTGGCGGAACTCTCGTCCTATCTGGTCAAGGAAATCCAGGACGTTTACCGGCTGCAAGGCGTGAAGATCAACGATAAGCATATCGAGGTCATCATCCGCCAGATGCTGCGCAAGGTGGAAATCACCGACGCGGGCGACACCGGCTTCCTCAAGGGCGAGCAGGTGGACCGTTCCCGTATGCTGGAAGAAAACGACCGGGTCGAGGCCGAGGGCAAGATTCCGGCCTGCTACGAGCCGGTGCTGTTGGGTATCACCAAGGCGTCGCTGTCCACCGAATCCTTCATCTCGGCGGCTTCGTTCCAGGAAACCACCCGCGTCCTCACCGAGGCGGCGATCCGCGGCCTCAGCGACAAGTTGTTGGGCCTCAAGGAAAACGTCATCGTGGGTCGCTTGATCCCGGCGGGCACCGGCCTCGCCTATCACCTGGACCGCAAGCGCCGGGCCAAACTGGGCGAGGGCGAAGCCGAGGCCGCGCCGACCCTCGACGCCGGCGATGTCGAGGAGCAATTGAAGCAAGCCTTCAGCACCAGCATGGAATGA
- a CDS encoding c-type cytochrome has translation MKKKVLWSLLVAGLFGSSILSVSQAAGDPEAGKKKYYTCEGCHGVESSTNAYPTYHVPRLGGQHADYVVAALEAYQKGERKHSSMLGNAASMSEQDMQDIAAFVSKFKGLNVTLPVTGNAAAGKDKVAACGGCHGEDGNNDNPMFPRLAGQYESYIVKALQDYKSGKRSNPMMAGFAAMLSDEEMKDVAAYYASQKKGLIIPRDN, from the coding sequence ATGAAGAAAAAAGTCTTATGGAGCCTGCTGGTCGCGGGTTTGTTTGGGTCCTCGATCCTGTCCGTGTCCCAGGCGGCGGGCGATCCCGAAGCGGGGAAGAAGAAATACTATACCTGCGAGGGTTGCCATGGCGTGGAGAGTTCCACCAATGCCTATCCGACCTACCATGTGCCGCGGTTGGGCGGGCAGCACGCCGATTATGTGGTCGCCGCGCTGGAGGCTTATCAGAAGGGCGAGCGCAAGCATTCCAGCATGTTGGGCAACGCCGCCAGCATGAGCGAGCAGGATATGCAGGATATCGCGGCCTTCGTCTCCAAGTTCAAGGGGTTGAACGTGACCCTGCCGGTCACCGGCAACGCGGCGGCGGGCAAGGACAAGGTGGCGGCTTGCGGCGGTTGCCATGGCGAGGACGGCAACAACGACAACCCGATGTTCCCGCGCCTGGCCGGCCAATACGAGAGCTATATCGTCAAGGCGCTGCAAGATTACAAATCAGGCAAGCGCAGCAATCCCATGATGGCCGGTTTCGCCGCCATGCTGTCCGATGAGGAGATGAAGGACGTCGCCGCCTACTACGCCAGCCAGAAGAAAGGGCTCATCATCCCCCGCGACAACTGA